The following proteins come from a genomic window of Campylobacter concisus:
- a CDS encoding phage tail protein → MKQYTLLTASGINKLLKTASDGSKIALKEVVVSDYEGELSEQTTSIPNEKYRGAINAVTMDESDSNILDVDVVIPPEVGGFYIKTAGIYCDDGSLFAVARLADTYKPLLNEGSSKDITLNFKLQIANANESIILKVDNNVVLATRKWSENQFLKKTDKIDAYTKKESDDKFALKTELTDGLPIGAYLSYPSQKTIPAGFLIADGRSLKKAEYTELFDVISYAYGGSGDNFNLPNFSDGKFMRSIGGNAAALGAAQGDAIDINGLQLRSIVTDNLGNRNVYGTTGNDYRAVQYTYSATGADIAYKSVAGKEDKPIFATSKPANETRPYNMAVVVIIKAKNVNTPIAGQIDKTILATEAKAGITKLKNAITAKQEDAALTEKAVSVAIEANKSIGIGQTYQDVWAQRELNTYYPNTTGRPIMVDFNLESTSGSYIFHIVVDDVVVRKIQSERLYFVDAQFIVPAGSKYKIATPENTALKKLSICNNTNISSSWSELK, encoded by the coding sequence ATGAAGCAATACACACTTTTAACAGCTAGTGGCATAAATAAACTTTTAAAAACCGCTAGCGACGGATCAAAGATCGCATTAAAAGAAGTTGTAGTAAGCGATTACGAAGGAGAACTAAGCGAGCAGACCACATCAATACCAAATGAGAAATATAGAGGAGCTATAAACGCCGTAACGATGGACGAGAGTGATAGCAATATTCTTGATGTTGATGTGGTAATACCGCCTGAAGTTGGCGGATTTTACATAAAAACGGCTGGCATATACTGCGATGATGGCTCGCTCTTTGCAGTGGCACGTCTTGCAGATACTTATAAGCCGCTTTTAAATGAGGGGTCAAGCAAAGACATCACGTTAAATTTTAAACTTCAAATCGCAAATGCAAACGAGAGCATCATTTTAAAAGTCGATAATAACGTAGTACTTGCCACAAGAAAGTGGAGCGAAAATCAATTTCTAAAGAAGACCGACAAGATAGACGCATACACCAAAAAAGAGAGTGACGACAAGTTTGCGCTAAAAACTGAGCTAACAGATGGCTTGCCAATAGGCGCGTATCTAAGCTATCCAAGTCAAAAGACAATCCCTGCTGGTTTTTTGATAGCAGATGGCAGAAGTCTAAAAAAAGCAGAATACACCGAGTTATTTGACGTGATAAGCTACGCATACGGCGGAAGTGGCGATAACTTTAATTTGCCAAACTTTAGCGATGGTAAGTTTATGAGGTCAATAGGTGGCAATGCGGCCGCTTTAGGTGCAGCGCAGGGTGATGCTATTGATATAAATGGCTTACAACTTAGGAGTATAGTAACAGATAATCTAGGTAATAGAAATGTTTATGGCACCACAGGAAACGATTATAGAGCTGTTCAATATACATATTCTGCTACTGGCGCTGATATAGCTTACAAAAGTGTTGCGGGTAAGGAAGATAAACCAATATTTGCAACATCTAAACCTGCAAACGAAACTCGCCCATACAATATGGCAGTAGTAGTCATAATAAAAGCCAAAAACGTCAATACTCCAATAGCTGGGCAAATTGATAAAACAATACTTGCGACTGAAGCTAAAGCAGGCATCACGAAGCTTAAAAATGCCATAACTGCTAAGCAAGAAGATGCGGCATTGACTGAAAAAGCCGTGAGTGTTGCGATAGAAGCAAACAAGAGTATAGGCATAGGTCAAACTTATCAAGACGTGTGGGCTCAAAGAGAATTAAATACTTATTATCCAAACACCACAGGCAGACCTATAATGGTAGATTTCAATTTAGAGAGCACATCAGGATCTTACATTTTTCACATTGTTGTTGATGATGTAGTAGTAAGAAAAATACAATCAGAACGACTTTATTTTGTTGATGCACAATTTATTGTGCCAGCAGGGTCAAAATACAAAATAGCAACACCAGAAAATACTGCACTCAAAAAACTAAGTATATGCAACAACACCAATATATCTAGCTCTTGGTCTGAACTAAAGTAA
- a CDS encoding phage tail protein I, translating to MSLLPNHKSKFDKKFDLLFGVRFEDLDIGVINTLASKAPKNLLPVLSASFDVDIDGLNENEARELIKNAFEIHYYSGTFYSLNKALSALYADAKVKEWFDYAGLPYHFKLELDASKNGVSPQTLKRSDEIINTYKNVRSVYDGASIKATASINLKAYSYTFSGESISVDPYVISNINEHAHFKFGATTQINEIISIPIDAIRVLTR from the coding sequence ATGAGTTTACTACCTAATCACAAAAGTAAATTTGATAAGAAATTTGACTTGCTTTTTGGTGTAAGGTTTGAGGATCTAGACATTGGCGTCATAAATACTCTTGCAAGCAAAGCTCCAAAAAATTTACTGCCAGTGCTCTCAGCTAGCTTTGATGTAGATATTGATGGACTAAACGAAAATGAAGCTAGAGAGCTCATAAAAAACGCTTTTGAGATACATTACTACTCAGGCACTTTTTATAGTCTAAATAAGGCATTAAGCGCACTTTATGCAGATGCCAAGGTTAAAGAGTGGTTTGATTATGCAGGACTACCTTATCACTTCAAACTAGAGCTTGATGCAAGCAAAAATGGAGTAAGCCCACAGACGCTAAAGAGATCTGATGAGATCATAAACACCTACAAAAACGTGCGTAGCGTATATGACGGCGCTAGCATAAAAGCGACTGCTAGCATAAATTTAAAAGCCTACTCTTACACATTTAGTGGTGAAAGCATAAGCGTAGATCCTTACGTAATATCAAACATAAACGAACACGCACATTTTAAATTTGGTGCTACTACGCAGATAAACGAGATCATAAGCATACCAATCGATGCAATAAGAGTTTTAACAAGATAA
- a CDS encoding phage tail assembly protein — translation MKEIKIKDEIWQMHAPKVRTIKMADENGGSDMAKTIYMIAALCNKTQDEVENLEFKEFMSLQKVLNDFLDVRAE, via the coding sequence ATGAAAGAGATAAAGATAAAAGATGAAATTTGGCAAATGCACGCACCAAAAGTAAGAACCATTAAGATGGCGGATGAAAATGGTGGTAGCGATATGGCAAAGACTATCTATATGATAGCTGCACTTTGCAATAAGACACAAGATGAAGTTGAAAATTTGGAGTTTAAAGAATTTATGTCTTTACAAAAGGTGTTAAATGATTTTTTAGATGTAAGGGCGGAGTAA
- a CDS encoding GPW/gp25 family protein produces the protein MKYLIDIENSIKDILLTPLGSRVMLPEYGSRIYELIDRKVDDEFRADLACFVIEAVEKWEKRVKIDEVRLIGLKDHKLSFKVVLMSGDEIEVRI, from the coding sequence ATGAAATATCTCATTGATATAGAAAACTCTATCAAAGACATACTCCTAACTCCGCTTGGCAGTAGGGTGATGCTGCCTGAGTATGGCAGCAGAATTTATGAGCTAATAGATCGCAAGGTAGATGATGAATTTCGTGCTGATCTGGCGTGCTTTGTGATAGAAGCAGTTGAGAAATGGGAAAAGAGAGTAAAGATCGATGAAGTTCGTCTTATAGGTTTAAAAGATCATAAGCTTAGCTTTAAAGTAGTGCTTATGAGTGGTGATGAAATAGAGGTAAGGATATGA
- a CDS encoding phage major tail tube protein gives MKRQIPQVIQEGNVYIDGIGYLGVTKKLKLPTIEFEMIESKGALSTNYTTGMLKATEVEFTVSVLDKNMWVNLGLNSFTNRIPWLFKASIFQSGKSKAVPFSAAFTGDIISYEVSEFESGKELEVTIKLSAHFVDINVDGVPMVLKDSENMICVIGGVDYMAGVRSNLGE, from the coding sequence ATGAAAAGACAAATTCCTCAAGTAATCCAAGAAGGTAACGTTTATATAGATGGCATCGGCTATCTTGGCGTAACAAAAAAGCTTAAACTTCCCACAATAGAGTTTGAAATGATAGAGAGCAAAGGAGCTCTTAGCACAAATTACACAACTGGTATGCTAAAGGCAACAGAGGTTGAATTTACAGTTAGTGTGCTGGATAAAAACATGTGGGTAAATTTGGGGCTAAACAGCTTTACCAACCGCATTCCGTGGCTTTTTAAAGCTAGCATTTTCCAAAGCGGCAAAAGTAAAGCTGTGCCTTTTAGTGCTGCCTTTACTGGAGATATTATCAGTTATGAAGTATCTGAGTTTGAAAGCGGAAAAGAGCTAGAAGTTACTATTAAGCTATCAGCTCATTTTGTGGACATCAACGTGGATGGTGTGCCGATGGTGCTAAAAGATAGTGAAAATATGATATGCGTTATAGGCGGAGTTGATTATATGGCAGGGGTTCGCTCAAATTTAGGAGAGTGA
- a CDS encoding phage tail sheath family protein, whose protein sequence is MAAKFGVNVTVSAEAARPIAVESTTPIGIAGYEEVLENGLHFYMTTAKALEALEAKYKAKKDASQAFKKGSIYRALKGIEDQAVNTQIILSVFTKDDDEDTNDEITECKSAVTAFAKAKSRFGYSPNLIIAPGFSHEDAIKGEIEKMATRLKATGIVDLKADDAAAAIVKMGDFGTNRLVAAYPNVKVWDDETNAYVYEGQSARIAGMIARTDGASEFGYSDSYSNRVMIGVSGTQIDVDFELGETCTADELRAAKISTIIRESGFRAWGGETSDQDTIWQDLARVRIFDRISQACQKGVLFAIDRKASELYHAKRSVSELLRQLVGAKVLLGYELSWSAKNTDATITAGKFYLDVRMQNNPIVKQLTLDFIYVDKYGSVLMDELNK, encoded by the coding sequence ATGGCAGCAAAATTTGGTGTAAACGTAACCGTATCAGCTGAGGCAGCTAGGCCAATAGCAGTAGAAAGTACTACGCCTATTGGTATAGCAGGGTATGAAGAGGTATTAGAAAATGGTCTACATTTTTATATGACAACAGCAAAGGCGCTTGAAGCTCTTGAAGCAAAATACAAAGCAAAAAAGGATGCGAGCCAAGCTTTTAAAAAAGGCTCTATTTATAGGGCTTTGAAAGGTATTGAAGATCAGGCCGTAAATACTCAAATAATTTTAAGTGTATTTACAAAAGATGACGATGAGGACACAAACGATGAGATCACGGAGTGCAAAAGTGCCGTTACAGCGTTTGCTAAAGCTAAATCACGCTTTGGTTATAGCCCAAATTTAATAATCGCACCTGGCTTTAGCCATGAAGATGCGATTAAAGGCGAGATAGAAAAGATGGCAACCAGGCTAAAAGCAACTGGTATTGTAGATCTAAAAGCAGATGACGCAGCAGCAGCCATTGTTAAAATGGGCGATTTTGGTACAAATAGGCTAGTTGCTGCTTATCCAAATGTCAAGGTTTGGGATGATGAAACAAACGCTTATGTCTATGAAGGGCAAAGTGCGAGAATAGCCGGCATGATAGCCCGCACAGATGGCGCAAGCGAGTTTGGATACTCAGATAGCTATTCAAACAGAGTTATGATAGGGGTTTCGGGCACGCAAATAGACGTGGATTTTGAGCTTGGGGAAACTTGCACGGCTGATGAGCTTAGAGCTGCAAAAATTTCTACCATTATCAGAGAGAGTGGCTTTAGGGCTTGGGGTGGCGAAACGAGTGACCAAGATACTATTTGGCAAGATCTAGCACGTGTTAGGATATTTGATCGTATTTCGCAAGCTTGCCAAAAGGGAGTGCTGTTTGCGATCGATAGAAAAGCTAGTGAGCTTTATCATGCAAAAAGATCAGTTAGCGAACTCCTTCGTCAGCTAGTTGGAGCAAAGGTACTTCTTGGATATGAGCTTAGCTGGAGTGCAAAAAACACCGACGCAACTATCACGGCTGGCAAATTTTACCTTGATGTCAGAATGCAAAACAATCCAATCGTTAAGCAGCTTACACTTGATTTTATCTACGTGGATAAATACGGTAGCGTTTTGATGGATGAGTTAAACAAATAA
- a CDS encoding baseplate assembly protein → MNLKQLPYPNVIEALNYDEILNNVKNLFKEHLTDEEISLLESDNYSALLETLAYRELLLRARINDSVKAMLLPFSTGDDLDNIVAIYGIERLKGEKPTAQSEFTLSMPRSSDTYLPKGLILRSENGEIATLKSEVVIRANELKTVGAIILDEFTKTSKAKCEYIQTPLPFVLKAKQLSEFEGGAERESDDRLRERAVLSLERFSTAGSAKAYTYQTLSANAKVIECSVLNGGAGVVQIYLKTTDMSEETRADVESFLSAEKVRPLTDNLSVLNATKIDIKVVATLELTDMLFQDEVAKAISALPTSLSLGEDLNLSYIYKNLHTNGVYRVSLKEPLNDKKISVKEFVNLSYEISYKKAEL, encoded by the coding sequence ATGAATTTAAAGCAACTTCCATATCCAAACGTTATTGAGGCACTTAATTATGATGAAATTTTAAATAATGTTAAAAACCTTTTTAAAGAGCATTTAACTGATGAAGAAATTTCACTGCTTGAAAGCGATAACTACTCGGCCTTACTTGAAACACTAGCGTATAGAGAGTTGCTCTTGCGAGCCAGGATAAATGATAGCGTTAAGGCGATGTTGCTGCCATTTTCTACTGGAGATGACCTTGATAACATAGTAGCGATTTATGGCATAGAGAGACTAAAAGGAGAGAAGCCAACTGCGCAGAGTGAATTTACGCTCTCTATGCCAAGAAGCAGCGATACATATTTGCCAAAAGGGCTTATCTTGCGTAGCGAAAATGGTGAAATCGCAACTTTAAAGAGTGAAGTTGTAATAAGAGCAAACGAGCTAAAAACAGTTGGAGCGATCATCTTAGATGAGTTTACAAAAACCAGCAAAGCAAAGTGCGAATATATCCAAACGCCACTACCTTTTGTATTAAAAGCAAAACAGCTAAGTGAGTTTGAAGGCGGAGCCGAGCGTGAAAGCGATGATAGGCTAAGAGAGCGTGCAGTTTTAAGCTTAGAACGTTTCTCAACTGCAGGTAGCGCTAAAGCATATACTTATCAAACACTAAGTGCAAATGCAAAGGTTATTGAGTGCAGCGTGCTAAATGGCGGTGCTGGAGTAGTGCAAATTTATCTAAAAACTACTGACATGAGCGAAGAGACTAGAGCTGATGTGGAGAGCTTTTTAAGTGCCGAAAAGGTCAGGCCACTAACCGACAATCTAAGCGTGTTAAATGCCACGAAAATAGACATAAAGGTAGTAGCTACCCTTGAGCTAACAGATATGCTCTTTCAAGACGAAGTAGCTAAAGCTATATCGGCTCTGCCAACTAGCCTTAGCCTTGGAGAGGATCTAAATTTAAGCTATATCTATAAAAACCTACACACCAATGGCGTTTATAGAGTAAGTCTTAAAGAACCGCTTAATGATAAAAAGATAAGCGTAAAAGAATTTGTAAATTTAAGCTATGAGATAAGCTACAAAAAGGCTGAATTATGA
- a CDS encoding phage baseplate assembly protein V encodes MIEVGIISEVRDDRAKVAIGSMVTDFLPVFQAHANSYAVSFSPIRVGEQVLVLPVHDELNSGVVLRGLYQSSHKTDATDKKIHISFEDGIKMSYDSSSSCLEISSPKLINITCDNANVKAKNVMVEANDTTIKSGDIKLLGNTLIEGSINTAGSGGGSGSFEINGDVRITGSITAGGNANFGGSVRDGRGNLSDHTNNGLARD; translated from the coding sequence ATGATTGAAGTTGGAATTATAAGTGAAGTAAGAGATGACCGTGCAAAAGTTGCCATTGGTTCGATGGTAACTGATTTTTTACCAGTATTTCAAGCACATGCCAACTCTTATGCAGTGAGCTTTTCACCAATACGTGTAGGAGAGCAAGTGCTAGTGCTGCCTGTGCATGATGAGTTAAACTCAGGTGTGGTGCTTCGTGGGCTTTATCAAAGTTCACATAAAACTGATGCAACTGATAAAAAAATACATATAAGTTTTGAAGATGGCATAAAGATGAGTTATGACAGCTCTAGCTCTTGCCTTGAAATTTCATCTCCAAAGCTTATAAACATAACTTGCGATAACGCAAATGTAAAGGCTAAAAATGTGATGGTAGAAGCTAACGATACAACGATAAAAAGCGGGGATATCAAGCTGCTCGGCAATACACTCATTGAAGGGTCAATAAATACAGCAGGAAGCGGTGGTGGTAGTGGTAGCTTTGAGATAAATGGAGATGTAAGGATCACTGGGTCAATCACAGCAGGTGGTAATGCAAACTTTGGCGGCAGCGTACGTGATGGACGTGGCAACCTAAGCGATCATACAAATAACGGACTTGCGAGGGATTAG
- a CDS encoding DUF7338 family protein — translation MLKSKEILQLIAIISVELVLELLAFVVVPVALLFCKKDDEHLPKIFRWFEDANDYYDGKCAAINGDSGWRKEHYPEPVNRTYKARLLWLLRNKIGRFSSEINGVKVDDVNPYSIQTIGDPNIASNGGKKSGFCKVTCTLKDGRERFGLFKTIRYKGFLSGFYCRIYVGWKLMDIAGANALNFKEFTQGDDKKHLKTVWCINPLKKVNQKGE, via the coding sequence ATGCTAAAGAGTAAAGAGATATTGCAACTTATAGCGATCATTTCAGTGGAACTTGTGCTTGAGTTGCTTGCATTTGTGGTCGTGCCAGTCGCATTACTATTTTGTAAAAAAGATGATGAACATCTGCCAAAGATATTTAGGTGGTTTGAGGATGCAAACGACTACTACGATGGCAAGTGTGCTGCTATCAATGGCGATAGTGGCTGGCGCAAAGAGCATTATCCTGAGCCAGTCAATAGAACGTATAAAGCAAGGCTTCTTTGGCTTTTACGTAATAAGATAGGACGCTTTTCGAGTGAGATTAACGGCGTCAAAGTAGATGATGTAAATCCATATAGCATACAAACGATAGGTGATCCCAATATTGCCAGTAATGGTGGTAAAAAGAGTGGTTTTTGTAAAGTTACTTGCACTTTAAAAGATGGCAGGGAGCGTTTTGGACTTTTCAAAACGATCCGATACAAAGGCTTTTTAAGTGGCTTTTATTGTCGTATCTATGTCGGATGGAAGCTTATGGATATAGCAGGGGCAAATGCCTTAAATTTTAAAGAGTTCACCCAAGGAGATGATAAGAAACACCTAAAAACGGTGTGGTGTATAAACCCATTAAAAAAAGTAAATCAAAAAGGAGAATAA